From Desulfuromonas soudanensis, the proteins below share one genomic window:
- a CDS encoding PTS sugar transporter subunit IIA, with protein MKIVDLLNPAAITADIKATDKNAVLMELTDALIQVESSLDREEVLRVLQERERLGSTGIGEGVAIPHGKLKDLKNLLISFGRSRNGVDFNSMDGKPAHLFFLLIAPEESIGVHLKTLARISKLLKSPAVRRRLLEATDGQELYSIIAEEDESL; from the coding sequence ATGAAGATAGTTGACCTGCTGAACCCCGCCGCAATCACCGCCGATATCAAGGCGACGGACAAAAACGCAGTCCTGATGGAGCTGACCGACGCCCTGATTCAGGTGGAGAGCAGTCTCGACCGCGAGGAGGTCCTTCGGGTCCTTCAGGAGCGCGAGCGCCTCGGCAGTACCGGGATCGGCGAAGGTGTCGCCATTCCCCATGGCAAGCTCAAGGACCTCAAAAACCTTCTGATCTCCTTCGGGCGCAGCCGCAACGGCGTCGATTTCAATTCCATGGACGGCAAGCCGGCCCACCTCTTTTTTCTCCTGATCGCTCCCGAAGAGTCGATCGGAGTTCATCTCAAGACTCTGGCGCGGATTTCCAAACTCCTGAAGAGCCCCGCTGTGCGGCGTCGGCTCCTCGAGGCGACCGACGGCCAGGAACTCTACAGCATCATCGCCGAAGAGGATGAATCCCTCTAG
- the lptA gene encoding lipopolysaccharide transport periplasmic protein LptA: MRTLILFLLLLLVVVCPGYGADSALGQYDSRQPILVSSDRLEADDALHKVSFLGDVVARQGTLVIYAQQLSLLYEPGSRQVREVQARKDVRIVHGAIVATAGEADFFNNEGRIVLRGAPRVHQGANFVEGDEITVLLNESRSVVSSQEGSRVNAIFHPKGETP; the protein is encoded by the coding sequence ATGCGCACTCTGATTCTTTTTCTCCTTCTCCTGCTCGTGGTCGTTTGTCCCGGCTACGGAGCCGATAGCGCCCTCGGTCAGTACGACAGCCGGCAGCCCATCCTCGTCTCCTCCGATCGCCTCGAGGCCGACGACGCTCTTCACAAGGTGAGCTTTCTCGGCGACGTCGTCGCCCGTCAGGGGACGCTGGTGATCTATGCCCAGCAGCTCAGCCTCCTCTACGAGCCGGGGAGCCGCCAGGTGAGGGAGGTTCAGGCCCGCAAGGATGTGCGCATCGTTCACGGGGCGATCGTGGCGACGGCCGGGGAAGCCGACTTTTTCAACAACGAGGGGCGCATCGTTCTGCGAGGCGCCCCCCGGGTCCATCAGGGGGCAAATTTCGTGGAGGGGGACGAGATTACCGTTCTGCTCAACGAGAGCCGCAGCGTGGTCAGCAGTCAGGAGGGTTCACGGGTCAACGCCATCTTTCACCCCAAGGGGGAGACGCCGTGA
- a CDS encoding KdsC family phosphatase — MQERLAKIRLLLLDVDGIMTDGRIVYDNNGIETKSFDVKDGHGLKLLQRAGIRIGIITGRQSEVVAFRARELDIDILYQGVKDKLVPYREILDNLGLGEGEVAYMGDDVVDLPILRRVGFAATVADAVPEVAPLVHYVTGKKGGRGAVREVCDLILKEGGHWEGVTARYFQG; from the coding sequence ATGCAGGAACGCCTCGCCAAAATCCGCCTTCTGCTGCTCGACGTCGACGGCATCATGACCGACGGACGCATCGTTTACGACAACAACGGCATCGAGACCAAGTCCTTCGACGTCAAGGACGGCCATGGCCTGAAGCTGCTGCAGAGGGCGGGGATCCGCATCGGCATCATCACCGGACGCCAGTCCGAGGTCGTCGCCTTCCGGGCCCGGGAGCTCGACATCGACATCCTCTATCAGGGAGTCAAGGATAAGCTCGTCCCCTACCGGGAGATTCTCGACAACCTCGGTCTCGGAGAGGGGGAGGTGGCCTACATGGGGGATGATGTGGTCGACCTGCCGATCCTGCGCCGGGTCGGCTTTGCCGCCACCGTCGCCGACGCCGTTCCCGAAGTCGCACCCCTGGTGCATTATGTCACGGGAAAAAAAGGGGGACGCGGGGCCGTGCGCGAGGTCTGCGATCTGATCCTCAAGGAGGGTGGTCACTGGGAAGGGGTCACCGCCCGCTATTTTCAGGGGTAG
- the kdsA gene encoding 3-deoxy-8-phosphooctulonate synthase, with amino-acid sequence MVREISVGNVVFGGNRPLVLIAGPCAIEDEALTLRIAAFLKELTTELGIGLVFKASYDKANRTSVTSFRGPGMTEGLRILAKVKAEFDLPLISDIHDISQIAPAAEVLDIIQIPAFLSRQTDLLVAAGESGKIINVKKGQFLAPWDMKNAVGKIESTGNDRILLTERGASFGYNNLVVDMRSLVIMRETGCPVIFDATHAVQLPGGAGTASSGQRQYVGALSRAAVAIGIDGLFWEVHENPDKALCDGPNSLPLQDLKGMLQDILAIDAIAKGHNGN; translated from the coding sequence ATGGTCCGTGAAATCTCTGTCGGCAACGTCGTCTTCGGCGGCAACCGTCCCCTGGTCCTGATCGCCGGCCCCTGTGCCATCGAGGACGAGGCCCTCACCCTGCGCATCGCCGCCTTTCTCAAGGAGCTCACGACCGAACTCGGCATCGGCCTGGTCTTCAAGGCGTCCTACGACAAGGCCAACCGCACCTCGGTCACCTCCTTCCGCGGCCCCGGCATGACCGAGGGGCTGCGCATCCTTGCCAAGGTCAAGGCCGAGTTCGACCTGCCGCTGATCTCCGATATCCACGACATCTCCCAGATCGCCCCGGCCGCCGAGGTCCTCGACATCATCCAGATCCCCGCCTTTTTATCCCGGCAGACCGATCTTTTGGTGGCCGCCGGTGAGTCGGGGAAGATCATCAACGTCAAGAAGGGGCAGTTTCTTGCGCCCTGGGACATGAAGAACGCCGTCGGCAAGATCGAGTCGACGGGCAACGACCGGATTCTGCTCACCGAGCGCGGCGCATCCTTCGGCTACAACAATCTGGTGGTCGACATGCGCTCCCTGGTGATCATGCGCGAGACCGGTTGCCCGGTGATCTTCGACGCCACCCACGCGGTCCAACTCCCCGGCGGCGCCGGAACGGCCTCCAGCGGACAGCGCCAGTACGTCGGCGCCCTCTCCCGGGCGGCGGTGGCCATCGGCATCGACGGTCTCTTCTGGGAGGTTCACGAGAACCCGGACAAGGCGCTGTGCGACGGGCCCAACTCCCTGCCGCTGCAGGACCTCAAGGGGATGCTGCAGGATATCCTGGCGATTGACGCCATAGCCAAAGGACACAACGGAAATTGA
- a CDS encoding ABC transporter ATP-binding protein: MAFIQISALQKGYASAAGRVEALKGVDVAVAEGTFLGVMGPSGSGKSTFLSLLGGLCRPSAGSVAIDGIDLYDLGQERLADFRREYLGFVFQSFNLIPYLTALENVMLPLAVQKMAAGEKRRRALLVLERVGLSTREGHLPSQLSGGEQERVAIARALVNAPPLILADEPTGSLDSATAAEIMALLKELNGEGQTIVMVTHNPENEAYFHRTLLLRDGLVDVEPQAARRLQAAG; the protein is encoded by the coding sequence ATGGCTTTTATCCAAATCAGCGCCCTGCAGAAGGGCTACGCAAGTGCTGCCGGACGGGTCGAGGCCCTCAAAGGGGTCGATGTGGCGGTGGCGGAAGGGACCTTTCTCGGCGTCATGGGACCCTCGGGGTCGGGGAAGAGCACCTTTCTTTCTCTCCTCGGCGGTCTCTGCCGTCCCAGCGCCGGTTCGGTGGCCATCGACGGCATCGACCTCTACGACCTGGGGCAGGAGCGGCTCGCCGATTTCCGCCGCGAGTACCTCGGCTTCGTCTTCCAGAGTTTCAACCTGATCCCCTACCTCACCGCCCTGGAGAACGTCATGCTCCCCCTGGCGGTGCAGAAGATGGCCGCCGGCGAGAAGCGCCGGAGGGCCCTTCTGGTGCTGGAGCGGGTGGGGCTCTCGACCCGGGAGGGACATCTCCCCAGTCAGCTCTCCGGAGGTGAACAGGAGCGGGTGGCCATCGCCCGGGCTCTGGTCAACGCCCCCCCCCTGATCCTCGCCGACGAGCCGACGGGGAGCCTCGACAGCGCCACGGCCGCGGAAATCATGGCCCTCCTCAAGGAACTCAACGGCGAGGGGCAGACCATCGTCATGGTCACCCACAACCCCGAAAACGAGGCCTATTTCCACCGCACCCTGCTGCTGCGCGACGGCCTGGTCGACGTCGAACCGCAGGCCGCTCGCCGGCTGCAGGCGGCGGGGTAG
- a CDS encoding KpsF/GutQ family sugar-phosphate isomerase — MSAIIENAKKVLRTEAEAITALIDRVDGSFTGAIEMILACKGRVVITGMGKSGLICQKVASTMASTGTPALFLHPAEGIHGDLGMLMKGDVVIAVSNSGETEEVTRILPIIKRMGLPLIAMTGNPKSTLARAGDVFLDISIKEEACPLGLAPTSSTTATLAMGDALAVVLLVERGFKEEDFALFHPGGALGKRLLLRVEDLMHRGEAIPLVGTDTPLKEALFEITSKKLGITGIADDSGNLVGVFSDGDLRRCIAQGFEVLNRPVGEVMARNPKRILRSNLAAKALQKMEQHTITSLFVFENDEQSIPVGIIHLHDLLKAGVV; from the coding sequence TTGAGCGCGATAATTGAAAACGCAAAAAAGGTTCTGAGAACCGAGGCCGAGGCGATCACTGCCCTGATCGACCGCGTCGACGGCTCCTTCACCGGCGCCATCGAGATGATCCTGGCCTGCAAGGGGCGGGTGGTCATCACCGGCATGGGGAAGTCGGGGCTGATCTGCCAGAAGGTGGCCTCCACCATGGCCTCCACCGGGACACCGGCCCTCTTCCTCCATCCCGCCGAGGGGATTCACGGCGATCTCGGGATGCTGATGAAGGGGGACGTGGTCATCGCCGTCTCCAACTCGGGGGAGACCGAGGAGGTGACCCGCATCCTGCCGATCATCAAGCGCATGGGGCTGCCGCTGATCGCCATGACCGGCAATCCCAAGAGCACCCTGGCCCGGGCCGGCGACGTCTTCCTCGATATCTCCATCAAGGAGGAGGCCTGCCCCCTGGGACTGGCGCCGACCTCGAGTACCACCGCCACTCTCGCCATGGGAGACGCCCTGGCGGTCGTGTTGCTGGTGGAGCGCGGCTTCAAGGAGGAAGACTTTGCCCTCTTCCATCCCGGCGGCGCCCTCGGCAAGCGTCTGCTGCTGCGGGTCGAGGATCTGATGCACCGCGGTGAGGCGATCCCCCTCGTCGGGACGGATACCCCGCTGAAGGAGGCGCTGTTCGAAATCACCAGCAAAAAGCTGGGTATCACCGGTATTGCCGACGATAGCGGCAACCTGGTCGGCGTCTTTTCCGACGGCGATCTGCGCCGCTGCATCGCCCAGGGGTTCGAGGTTCTCAACCGTCCCGTCGGCGAGGTTATGGCCCGCAATCCCAAGCGGATTCTGCGCTCCAACCTGGCGGCCAAGGCGCTGCAGAAGATGGAGCAGCACACCATCACCTCCCTCTTCGTCTTCGAGAACGATGAACAGAGCATCCCCGTGGGGATCATCCATCTCCACGATCTCCTCAAGGCGGGGGTCGTCTGA
- the lptB gene encoding LPS export ABC transporter ATP-binding protein: protein MTRRLRAEGLTKGYKGRQVVRGVDLEVSSGQVIGLLGPNGAGKTTSFYMVVGLVRPDSGRVFLDDLELTNLPMYRRARVGISYLPQEASVFRKLSVEENLLAILETLDISVAKRRKRKDQLLEDFRLTHVARSPGYALSGGERRRVEIARALVIEPDFILLDEPFAGIDPIAVIDIQNIISQLKARGIGILISDHNVRETLGVCDRAYILNQGEILEYGEPAEIAASPRAREIYLGDKFKL from the coding sequence GTGACCCGCAGGCTGCGCGCCGAGGGGTTGACCAAGGGGTACAAGGGACGGCAGGTGGTCCGCGGAGTCGATCTCGAGGTCTCCTCCGGTCAGGTCATCGGTCTTCTCGGACCCAACGGCGCCGGCAAGACCACCTCCTTTTATATGGTGGTCGGTCTGGTGCGCCCCGACAGCGGGCGGGTCTTTCTCGACGATCTGGAGTTGACGAACCTCCCCATGTACCGGCGGGCGCGGGTCGGCATCTCCTACCTCCCCCAGGAAGCGTCGGTGTTCCGCAAACTCTCCGTCGAGGAGAACCTGCTGGCGATTCTCGAGACCCTCGATATTTCCGTGGCCAAGCGCCGCAAGCGCAAGGATCAGCTTCTTGAGGATTTTCGCCTCACGCACGTGGCGAGGTCTCCCGGTTATGCCCTGTCGGGAGGGGAGAGGCGCCGGGTGGAGATCGCCCGGGCACTGGTGATCGAACCCGATTTCATTCTCCTTGACGAACCCTTTGCCGGGATCGACCCGATCGCGGTCATCGATATCCAGAATATCATCTCCCAGCTCAAGGCCCGGGGGATCGGGATCCTGATTTCCGACCATAACGTTCGCGAGACCCTCGGGGTCTGCGACCGGGCCTATATCCTCAATCAGGGAGAGATCCTCGAGTACGGCGAACCGGCCGAGATCGCTGCCAGCCCCCGGGCGCGGGAGATCTATCTCGGAGACAAGTTCAAACTGTGA
- a CDS encoding CTP synthase, whose protein sequence is MKTKFLFITGGVVSSLGKGLAAAAIGALMEARGLQVSMQKMDPYINVDPGTMSPFQHGEVFVTDDGAETDLDLGHYERFTTARLTRKSNFTTGQIYDSVIRKERRGDYLGGTVQVIPHITNEIKSKILENAKGVDIAIVEVGGTVGDIESLPFLEAIRQFRTDRGHENVLYIHLTLVPYIATAGELKTKPTQHSVKELREIGIQPDILLCRCDREIPRDMKGKISLFCNVREEAVITARDVASIYEVPIVYHEQGLDERLVEYLNIWTKAPDLSAWERIVKRIKEPASETTIAIVGKYVDLTESYKSLAESLIHGGIGNNCRVNLKYVDSESLERHGVGDTFADVDGILVPGGFGERGSEGKIAAIHFARENKIPFFGICLGMQMAVVEFARNVCAIEDAYSAEFREDAKNPVIHIMEGQKTVKGKGGTMRLGTYPCTLGDKTLARRIYGQADITERHRHRFEFNNSYRKVLEKAGLLLSGINPELELVEIVEITDHPWFLGCQFHPEFRSRPMAPHPLFESFVGACVKQGGEK, encoded by the coding sequence ATGAAGACCAAGTTTCTGTTCATTACCGGTGGCGTTGTTTCCTCCCTTGGCAAGGGTCTGGCTGCCGCCGCCATCGGAGCCCTCATGGAGGCCCGTGGTCTGCAGGTCTCCATGCAGAAGATGGATCCCTACATCAACGTCGATCCGGGAACCATGAGCCCCTTCCAGCACGGGGAGGTCTTCGTCACCGACGACGGCGCCGAAACCGACCTTGACCTGGGCCACTACGAACGCTTCACCACGGCGCGGCTCACCCGCAAGTCCAACTTCACCACCGGCCAGATCTACGACAGCGTCATCCGCAAGGAGCGCCGCGGCGACTATCTCGGCGGGACGGTCCAGGTCATCCCCCACATCACCAACGAGATCAAGAGCAAGATCCTCGAAAACGCCAAGGGGGTCGATATCGCCATCGTCGAGGTCGGCGGCACCGTCGGCGACATCGAATCCCTCCCTTTTCTTGAAGCGATCCGCCAGTTCCGCACCGACCGCGGCCACGAAAACGTCCTCTACATCCACCTCACCCTCGTTCCCTACATCGCCACCGCCGGGGAACTCAAGACCAAACCGACCCAGCACAGTGTCAAGGAACTCAGGGAAATCGGCATCCAGCCCGACATTCTGCTGTGCCGCTGCGACCGGGAGATCCCCCGGGACATGAAGGGGAAGATCTCCCTCTTCTGCAACGTCCGCGAGGAGGCGGTGATCACCGCCCGCGACGTCGCCTCGATTTACGAGGTCCCCATCGTCTATCACGAGCAGGGGCTCGACGAGCGTCTGGTCGAATACCTCAACATCTGGACCAAGGCTCCCGACCTCTCGGCCTGGGAGCGGATCGTCAAGCGCATCAAGGAGCCGGCCTCCGAGACGACCATTGCCATCGTCGGCAAGTATGTCGATCTCACGGAGAGCTACAAGTCCCTGGCCGAGTCCCTGATTCACGGCGGCATCGGCAACAACTGCCGTGTCAACCTCAAGTATGTCGATTCGGAATCCCTCGAACGCCACGGGGTCGGCGACACCTTCGCCGACGTCGACGGCATCCTCGTTCCCGGCGGCTTCGGCGAACGGGGGAGCGAGGGGAAAATTGCCGCCATCCACTTCGCCCGGGAGAACAAGATCCCCTTCTTCGGCATCTGTCTCGGGATGCAGATGGCGGTGGTCGAATTCGCCCGCAACGTCTGCGCCATCGAGGACGCCTATTCCGCCGAGTTCCGCGAGGACGCCAAAAATCCGGTCATCCACATCATGGAAGGTCAGAAGACGGTCAAGGGCAAGGGGGGGACGATGCGCCTCGGCACCTATCCCTGCACCCTCGGCGACAAGACGCTGGCCCGGCGCATCTACGGCCAGGCCGACATCACCGAGCGCCACCGCCACCGCTTCGAGTTCAACAACAGTTATCGCAAGGTCCTGGAGAAGGCCGGACTCCTCCTCTCCGGAATCAACCCCGAGTTGGAGCTGGTGGAGATCGTCGAGATCACCGATCACCCCTGGTTCCTCGGCTGTCAGTTTCATCCCGAATTCCGCAGTCGGCCGATGGCGCCGCATCCCTTGTTCGAATCCTTCGTCGGCGCCTGCGTGAAGCAGGGCGGGGAGAAATAG
- the lptC gene encoding LPS export ABC transporter periplasmic protein LptC — MPRWFNTRNLLALSILLLAGSLIFVVSRNFRKETPGEILETISRNVDLSLQKIDYTETRDGVRRWSLQADSAAHNLAEGAARLEDVTLTFYDSGGGGDITLTADLGELNTESREVKVSGDVVIRSSKGYVLHTDHLHYQDSKRMVKTDASVRLVAPGFEVVGTGLQLNVETHAMALLSRVEARLEPEGLGNNGK; from the coding sequence ATGCCCAGATGGTTTAACACCAGAAATTTACTGGCTCTTTCGATCCTCCTTCTCGCCGGGTCCCTGATCTTCGTGGTCAGCCGGAATTTCCGCAAGGAGACGCCCGGGGAGATTCTCGAGACGATTTCCCGCAACGTCGACCTATCGCTGCAGAAGATCGATTATACCGAAACCCGGGACGGGGTGCGGCGCTGGTCGCTGCAGGCCGATTCCGCGGCGCACAATCTGGCCGAGGGAGCGGCACGGCTCGAAGATGTCACCCTGACCTTCTACGATTCCGGGGGGGGAGGGGACATCACCCTCACTGCCGACCTCGGCGAGCTCAACACCGAGAGCCGCGAGGTCAAGGTCAGCGGCGATGTGGTGATCCGCAGTTCGAAGGGTTACGTTCTTCATACCGATCATCTGCACTACCAGGATTCCAAGCGGATGGTGAAGACCGACGCTTCGGTGCGCCTGGTCGCCCCGGGGTTCGAGGTGGTCGGCACCGGACTGCAACTGAATGTCGAAACGCACGCCATGGCCCTTCTTTCCAGGGTCGAAGCCAGGCTGGAGCCGGAAGGGCTCGGCAATAACGGGAAATAA
- a CDS encoding double zinc ribbon domain-containing protein translates to MVLTFLLLLAVLCYAIRVELDGGQETPAPAAGLCPGCSGAVEADWLLCPRCRQLLRESCGVCGAATATWHSYCAHCGARREEEE, encoded by the coding sequence GTGGTTCTGACCTTTCTGCTCCTGCTCGCAGTCCTCTGCTACGCCATCCGCGTTGAGCTCGACGGCGGACAGGAGACTCCGGCGCCCGCCGCGGGCCTTTGTCCGGGATGCTCCGGCGCCGTGGAGGCCGACTGGCTCCTCTGCCCCCGCTGTCGGCAGCTGTTGCGGGAGAGCTGCGGCGTTTGCGGTGCGGCGACGGCCACCTGGCACAGCTATTGCGCCCACTGCGGGGCCCGGCGGGAGGAAGAGGAATGA
- the rpoN gene encoding RNA polymerase factor sigma-54 yields MALEIRQQLKLSQQLVMTPQLQQAIKLLQLSRMELVDLVQQELEENPVLEEGIETLDEKEAGEENVEIREVEAPKEEVKEVEGNAEGLGDVDWQTYLEGYNLGSNAGDAYEEDEDRPSFENLLTRKSTLTDHLMWQLNLSRLDDTQRRVASEIIGNLDDDGYLKATLEEVAQGVGVSEAYVASVLRTVQNFDPSGVASRNLQECLLAQVAQLGMEGTLVEAILRDHLGDLEIRKYAAIAKVQGVSLDEVLAAAKIISGLDPRPGRPFGQDEVHYIIPDIFVYKISGEYVVVLNDEGLPNLRINSFYRNALAGAANVDEKAGEYIQEKMRGAVWLIKSIHQRQRTIYKCTKSIVKFQQEFFDHGIEHLKPLVLRDVAEDIEMHESTISRVTTNKYVQTPQGLFELKYFFNSGINTTQGDSVASESVKNRIKDIVAAENVKKPFSDQKIVELLNEKGIDIARRTVTKYREMLGIGSSTERKRFF; encoded by the coding sequence ATGGCCTTAGAAATCCGCCAACAACTGAAACTGAGCCAACAGCTGGTCATGACGCCGCAGCTGCAGCAGGCGATCAAACTCCTCCAGCTCTCCCGCATGGAACTGGTTGATCTGGTTCAGCAGGAGCTGGAGGAAAACCCGGTGCTCGAGGAAGGGATCGAGACCCTCGACGAAAAAGAGGCCGGGGAAGAAAATGTCGAAATCCGCGAAGTCGAAGCTCCCAAAGAAGAAGTCAAGGAGGTCGAGGGGAACGCCGAAGGTCTCGGCGATGTCGATTGGCAGACCTACCTCGAAGGGTACAATCTCGGCAGCAATGCCGGCGACGCTTACGAGGAGGACGAGGATCGCCCCTCCTTTGAAAATCTCCTGACCCGCAAATCGACCCTGACCGACCACCTGATGTGGCAGCTCAACCTATCGCGCCTCGACGACACCCAGCGCCGGGTGGCCAGCGAGATCATCGGCAACCTCGACGACGACGGCTACCTCAAGGCGACCCTCGAAGAGGTCGCGCAGGGGGTCGGCGTCTCCGAGGCCTATGTCGCCTCCGTTCTCCGCACCGTGCAGAATTTCGATCCTTCCGGGGTGGCGTCCCGCAACCTGCAGGAATGCCTCCTGGCGCAGGTGGCCCAGCTCGGCATGGAAGGGACTCTGGTCGAGGCCATCCTCCGTGACCATCTCGGCGATCTGGAAATCCGCAAATATGCCGCGATTGCCAAGGTTCAGGGGGTCTCCCTCGACGAGGTTCTCGCCGCCGCCAAGATCATCTCCGGTCTCGATCCCCGTCCCGGCCGCCCCTTCGGCCAGGACGAGGTCCACTACATCATCCCCGACATCTTCGTCTACAAGATCAGCGGCGAATACGTCGTCGTCCTCAACGACGAGGGTCTGCCGAATCTACGCATCAACTCCTTCTACCGCAACGCCCTGGCCGGGGCTGCCAACGTGGACGAAAAGGCCGGCGAGTACATCCAGGAGAAGATGCGGGGCGCCGTGTGGCTCATCAAGAGCATCCATCAGCGGCAGCGCACCATCTACAAGTGCACCAAGAGCATCGTCAAGTTTCAGCAGGAATTCTTCGATCACGGCATCGAACATCTCAAACCCCTGGTTTTGCGCGACGTGGCCGAGGACATCGAGATGCACGAATCGACGATCAGTCGCGTGACCACCAACAAATATGTCCAGACCCCCCAGGGGCTCTTTGAGTTGAAGTATTTCTTCAATAGCGGTATAAACACCACTCAGGGGGATTCCGTCGCTTCGGAGAGCGTCAAGAACCGGATCAAGGATATTGTCGCCGCGGAGAACGTGAAAAAGCCCTTCTCCGACCAGAAGATCGTGGAGCTGCTCAATGAAAAAGGGATCGATATCGCCCGACGCACCGTGACCAAGTACCGCGAGATGCTCGGGATCGGGTCTTCGACGGAGCGCAAGCGCTTTTTTTGA
- the kdsB gene encoding 3-deoxy-manno-octulosonate cytidylyltransferase, whose protein sequence is MRVTAVIPARYASTRFPGKPLVDILGKPMIQWVYERTALSTTVDRVIVATDDERIAAVVRGFGGEVCMTRADHPTGTDRLAEVAAGIETDLVVNVQGDEPLIAPAMIDAAVAPLLSDASIVMGTLKTAITSVEEYLNPNVVKVVTDRAGFALYFSRAPIPHPRDFADALAERFAEVGAFKHIGLYVYRRDFLLGYPHLPATPLENLEKLEQLRALEQGCRIMVAETAAPSQGVDTPEDLEKVRSLLRSSQG, encoded by the coding sequence ATGCGCGTCACCGCCGTGATTCCCGCCCGCTACGCTTCCACCCGTTTCCCCGGCAAACCCCTCGTCGACATCCTCGGCAAGCCGATGATCCAGTGGGTCTATGAGCGCACCGCCCTTTCGACCACCGTCGATCGGGTGATCGTGGCCACGGACGACGAGCGTATCGCCGCAGTCGTCAGAGGTTTCGGGGGGGAGGTGTGCATGACCCGGGCCGATCATCCCACCGGGACCGACCGTCTGGCGGAGGTCGCCGCCGGGATCGAGACCGATCTGGTGGTCAACGTCCAGGGCGACGAGCCGCTCATCGCCCCGGCGATGATCGATGCGGCGGTAGCGCCGCTCCTTTCCGATGCGTCCATCGTCATGGGGACCCTGAAGACGGCCATCACCTCGGTGGAGGAGTACCTGAACCCCAACGTGGTCAAGGTGGTCACCGACCGGGCCGGTTTCGCCCTCTATTTCTCCCGCGCCCCCATTCCCCATCCCCGGGATTTTGCCGACGCCCTGGCCGAGCGCTTTGCCGAGGTCGGCGCCTTCAAACACATCGGCCTCTACGTCTATCGTCGCGATTTTCTTCTCGGCTACCCGCATCTGCCGGCCACTCCCCTGGAAAACCTGGAGAAGCTCGAACAGCTCCGCGCCCTCGAACAGGGGTGCCGCATTATGGTTGCCGAGACGGCCGCTCCCTCCCAGGGGGTCGACACCCCTGAAGATCTGGAAAAGGTCCGATCCCTTCTGCGCTCCTCTCAAGGCTGA
- the hpf gene encoding ribosome hibernation-promoting factor, HPF/YfiA family, giving the protein MQIAITFRHMETSEPVKAYVEEKVSRIKKYIDEPIDAQVVVSVEKKIRHRAEVTIVAKGITIKASEETNDMYAAIDNVVDKIERQLKRYKEKIKEHKPLSGRERQVKKTVFAAESIDEGAGGEPTIIQERNFSVKPMAVEEAVMQMDLMHKEFLVFTDAASEEVNVVYRRKDGNYGLIVPQAR; this is encoded by the coding sequence ATGCAAATCGCCATTACGTTCAGGCATATGGAGACCAGCGAACCGGTCAAGGCGTATGTTGAAGAGAAGGTTTCCCGGATCAAGAAATACATTGACGAACCGATCGACGCCCAGGTCGTCGTCTCCGTCGAGAAGAAGATCCGCCACCGGGCCGAGGTGACCATTGTCGCCAAGGGGATCACCATCAAGGCCTCGGAAGAGACCAACGACATGTACGCTGCCATCGACAATGTCGTCGACAAGATCGAACGCCAGCTCAAACGCTACAAGGAAAAGATCAAGGAGCACAAGCCTCTCAGCGGCCGGGAACGCCAGGTGAAGAAAACCGTTTTTGCCGCCGAGAGCATCGACGAGGGAGCCGGGGGGGAGCCGACCATCATTCAGGAGCGAAACTTCTCCGTCAAGCCGATGGCCGTCGAGGAAGCCGTCATGCAGATGGACCTCATGCACAAGGAATTTCTGGTCTTCACCGACGCCGCCTCCGAGGAGGTCAACGTCGTATACCGCCGCAAGGACGGAAACTACGGGCTTATCGTTCCGCAGGCCAGGTAA